In Candidatus Paceibacterota bacterium, one DNA window encodes the following:
- a CDS encoding amino acid permease — protein sequence MTPSGPPRPPSPSLLPTLGLFTTVMLVIGGVIGSGIFRKPGVMAAQVGSPELLLGVWVLAGVLTLFGALTNAEIASMIPETGGQYIYFERMYGPFLAFLYGWAIFAIIQCGSIAAITYVFAEYATHFLPLPELPATLAAWSFHVPFVGDVSPLKEIGVKCLAAAVIVLLTAINYLGVRFGGLVQNIFTIAKVAAMLLLVIAAFCLPTGGSTANLTTPSAHIHLTGLALVAGIAAALQGAFWAYDGWNKLTYIAGEVKQPQRNIPLGLFWGMLAVTAVYLLINVAYAYVLPIDQMAQSKLVAADVAERCFAGGGRWIAAAVMVSTFGTANATILATARLYYSMARADYFPRPLARVHPRFHTPAASLVAQGIWSALLLFSGTFDTLTDTLIFVSWFFYAASAYGIFVLRRKMPDAPRPYKVPGYPFVPWTFVIFSVLYLGFTIYNDVIGYQAAVAAGKPALINSAFGTALTLIGAPLYLFYRSRQPARSRSA from the coding sequence ATGACCCCGTCCGGCCCTCCTCGCCCTCCCAGCCCCAGCCTCCTTCCCACTCTCGGCCTGTTCACCACTGTGATGCTGGTCATCGGCGGTGTCATCGGCTCGGGCATCTTCCGCAAGCCCGGCGTCATGGCGGCACAGGTCGGCTCGCCCGAGCTGCTCCTGGGTGTCTGGGTGCTGGCCGGTGTGCTCACCCTGTTCGGTGCGCTCACCAACGCCGAGATCGCCAGCATGATCCCGGAAACCGGCGGCCAGTACATCTACTTCGAGCGTATGTATGGCCCGTTCCTGGCCTTCCTGTATGGCTGGGCCATCTTCGCCATCATCCAATGCGGGTCCATCGCAGCGATCACTTACGTCTTCGCTGAATATGCCACCCACTTCCTCCCCCTGCCCGAACTTCCGGCCACCCTCGCCGCCTGGTCCTTCCATGTCCCGTTCGTCGGCGACGTCTCGCCTCTCAAGGAAATCGGCGTCAAATGTCTCGCCGCTGCCGTCATTGTCCTCCTCACCGCCATTAACTACCTCGGCGTCCGGTTTGGCGGCCTGGTGCAGAACATCTTCACTATTGCCAAGGTCGCCGCCATGTTGCTGCTGGTAATCGCCGCATTCTGTCTGCCGACCGGCGGATCCACAGCGAACCTCACCACCCCCAGCGCCCATATCCATCTCACCGGCCTGGCCCTTGTCGCCGGCATCGCCGCCGCCCTCCAGGGCGCCTTCTGGGCCTACGACGGCTGGAACAAACTCACCTACATCGCCGGCGAAGTGAAACAGCCCCAGCGCAACATCCCCCTCGGCCTCTTCTGGGGAATGCTCGCTGTCACTGCCGTTTACCTGCTCATCAACGTCGCCTACGCTTACGTGTTGCCTATAGACCAGATGGCCCAGTCCAAGCTTGTCGCCGCCGACGTTGCCGAACGATGCTTCGCCGGCGGCGGACGCTGGATCGCCGCCGCCGTCATGGTCTCCACCTTCGGTACCGCCAACGCCACCATCCTGGCCACCGCCCGCCTCTACTACTCCATGGCCCGCGCGGATTACTTCCCCCGCCCCCTCGCCCGTGTCCATCCCCGCTTCCACACCCCTGCCGCATCGCTGGTCGCCCAAGGCATCTGGAGCGCCCTGCTCCTCTTCAGTGGCACCTTCGACACCCTCACCGACACCCTCATCTTCGTGAGCTGGTTCTTCTATGCCGCCAGCGCCTACGGCATCTTCGTCCTCCGCCGCAAAATGCCCGACGCCCCACGCCCCTACAAAGTCCCCGGCTACCCTTTTGTCCCCTGGACCTTCGTCATCTTCTCCGTGCTCTACCTCGGCTTCACCATCTACAACGACGTGATCGGCTACCAGGCCGCTGTGGCCGCCGGCAAACCCGCCCTCATCAACTCCGCCTTTGGCACCGCCCTCACCCTCATCGGCGCCCCCCTCTACCTCTTCTACCGCTCCCGCCAACCCGCTCGCTCCCGCAGCGCATAA